Genomic DNA from Oryza sativa Japonica Group chromosome 5, ASM3414082v1:
GCGGCCCAAGAAGGATATGAAGGGTTGGGGCGGCGCGGGCCgtagctgggccggccgcccaaCCCCGCTTAATGGGTGGTACCGCCCCTGTGCACGAGAGTGAGGAAAAAGTTAAAGGAATTGAGGTTGCACAAATGTCAGATCAAATTCAACGGTTCAGAATTCATATGACATGGAGGTGGATTTTCTTTCACAAATTGTGTAGCcaatctcatatatatatacatacatatatatatatatatatatatatatatatatatatatatatatatatatatatatatatatatatatatatatatatatatatatatatatatatatatatacacacacacacacacacacacacacacacacacacacaccaacgAGCGGTGAAGTTTGACACTCAACTATAATAAGTATGCCCTAATATGTATGGTGGCAATCAGCTGCAACATCATAAATCTCTTTATACTCCTATTCCTATATACTGGAATAATATTATACTACAGCAGTTCAAGCAACAAGCTAGAAAAAAAGTAACAAACTCAGCGTAAAAGTGGAATTGTTACAAGGATCagttaaatttgatcaagttaATTACAGTGTGAATGAATTAATTTAACTGGCGACGACAGTTTCAGCCTTTTATGGCGGTAGGTGTGAAATCTTTTTCCTGTGTACACACGATCCAACGGCTGTTCGTCTATATATAGTTTAGCATGTACACATGCATAAGCATAATGCATACGTACATGCGCGTGCACGTCATCAATGCATCGATTTCATGCTGGATGatattccctccgttccacGTTTTGATCTCTTAATATAAAAATCCATTTACATCCGTATGAATTTGGACACGTGGTATATTGTAAATAGACCCATATATAAATTTATTCAAAACCTAACCAAAAcacttataatttaaaatagagaaagtaatattaatatatagcaaCTGCTATTTAATGTTTGTTAACAAAGATCTGGTCAAAATTTTAAAGATGTGACTGTCGATAGTTTATCAAATGATTAGTTTAAAAAGAAAGTAAATGGCACGTGtagatttatcttaaaaaatattattataaattatttcctccgtttcacaatgtaagtcattctaacatttttcacattcatattgatatcatgaatctagatagatatacattgtgaaacggagggagtattagattctataaacttatttaataaaaaatcagTCAAAATTCCAAAAGTTGGTCTTGTCCTTCATGTCTGACTTGTGActataggagtatatatagaGTAGTCATTCCATTGTAAAAATAAACCAATATGGAGTAATAAATCAATAGTACTACACAAACTCGATTGGTTTATTTTTGAGCGGAGGaggtatatataatatatatttgcaTTGATCAGTGATCTAGTAACTGACATTTCTATTCAATATGAGAAGATGGACAGCCCATTTAATCCGTTTGTTTGTTGATTAATTAACGGATTCCATGTCgtcgacaaaaaaaaaggagaaaaatataataaaacctTAATAAATAAATGATTGGGCTTGTTAATGGGCTTCCTCTTCCTGGGCCTGAGCGGTGGCGCgcttgggccgccggcccatctcGTCTCATCtcccccgtcgccgtcgagctcgacgGGGACACGACTCGTTATCCAAAACCAAGGGTACGTGACCTCCACCTCCCCACTTCACTAGCTACTCCAGTCAGCTAATCCCTTCCCGAAAATATCTCGCCGTCGTTGCGCgcggtagctagctagctagctgcgccATCGACGACGAAGTCTCAtccatggaggcggcggctgcgctgacgacgacgaccggcgcCCAGTACAGCTGCTGCTTCGGTCTCGCGCATGGCGGCGCCGCAcaacggaggaggaggacggcggcgggtttcggggcggcgaggtggtcggggcggcggctgcgggcgctgccgccgcaggTGAGCGAGTTCCTCAGCCCCGAGCAGCTGGTCCCCGGCTCGCCGGCCGACACCGGCGACGTCTCCTCCCTCATCCCAATCAGGCAAAGTACTCTATACATATTGTACTTCACCAGCATTATCCTACTCGCTCCGTtctatattataaatcgtttaaattattttttatcaattttttttaggtttgatcaaatttacagaaaaaattagcaaacatttataacaccaaattagtttcattagatttagcattgaatatattttgataatatgtttgttttgtattgaaaatgttactatatttttctctaaacttagtcaaacttaaaaaagtttgataaaataaaaattcgaacgatttataatatgaaacggagggagtactaagtaAAGTATATACTGGTACCTGCAATACTTGATAGCAAAATCAAGCAAGTACAGGATGAAATACGTGATTAACTTATGCTTAAGGGTTAAGACTCTAATTTTAGGATTACAGAGCTAATCAATACATTGTGTTAACTAACTTTAAGCTTATATGGCATCAGATAATATTACAagacatgtatatatattaccAATGAAAATAACAAATTATTCCTTGGCCTTCGAAGAAGCAGCAAGATAATGTCAGGAAAGACAATGTTTtgtatgaacaaaatataactGTATGATTGTATCTTATATGAAAGTGGGTGTAAATTTATTGTGTTCCAATGGGCTATGAAACATCCAAATTCTCATCTTTAACTGGGCCAAACTAGGCCTTGCTGTGTCTTGGGCTAGGTAGAACCTGGGTTGGGCTTGGGCTAACCAGGTCATTGTTGGAAGTGCCTTAGTTTCacatgattttttatttttgtgctTAGCATTTTTTATCTCCAACAATTGACAAAAACCAGGACTTGATAGTCACTGTATGGTCAGTGAGCTCAGACTCAAAACATGACAGTCTAGATGGTTACTGTATTTTACACCAGCTGCAAAAACATGCGATCAATACGCATCTAATTAACAGCATAACCTCACATCTGACAAATGCCACAAAATTCAGGACTCATTGATTTTTGcctctctgttttttctttaacTTTTGTTGATGGATGTTCTTGCGCCTGTGTGCAAAATGCAGTGCTCTGATGCTGTTCTTCTACTTCGTGTCCAACTGGGTGGTGCCTGAGTTAATCATGAAGGATTTGCAGGAGCCCAAAAAGGCTGAAGAATCAGAAGAAGCTGCCTCTTCACCGGCAGCAACCATgtcggtcgccggcgacggccaacCTGAAGCTAAAATCAGACTCAAGGTGAAGAAGACAAAGAAGAACAAGAAGGCTGCCATGAAGGTGTAGTGCACACAAACATGCATCAATATAATGCATGCTAGTATGTTATTGCCCCCCTCATGATGATAATAGATAGCATCATCAGTCAAAGATCACACTAAAGTGCTAATTATAATCAAAGAGAAGATTAATTCTCCATCAGAAGGGGGGGGCTTACATATAGTATGTACTCATCATGTTCTGAATCTGTGAGCCATTCAATTGAAAGATAATTAttccattgcatatttgcatctATGCTTAGCTAGCCAGTACTAAGTATCAACAACAGCTAGCACTAGCTAATAAAGTTTTGGGAGAAGAATGAAAGGTGGAGAGGGCATTGGTACAAACAGGTGGGGCTTGTATTGTGGTAGCAGGCAAAAGTGGGCAAATCAGTCGGTTATCAGTGTGGTGGGCTGAACTCCACAAAATCCTCTCATCTCATCAActggttgttgttgttgttgttgttgccatCACACACAACAGCATCAATGGGAAAGCTTAGGCATGCTCAGCTCAAAAGTAGGAAGGGACCAAGGGCAGGCAGGATCATCAACTTGCAAAGCATGTGTAGGTTTCAGTTTCATGGTTCAATTCAACAATCAACACCAAAAACACTTCATGGATCAGAGAGATTTTTTAATACGTGAAAATCGTTCGTTAGCGCCTTTTTAGGAACAAATTAGGAATGACATAGGATTATTTGAGGAATTTTTTTTCAGGGTATGGAATTCTAAGAATCTTATGGAGAATTTTATCCATGTGGCTCTCTCAAACAAAAGAATGAACTTTTCTGCATAGCCATGTGTTCACATGTAATAGGCAGCCACACAGGAAATCTAACAGAAGGTCAAACTTTCTTTAATACTCTCTCCaaattcatatagaaatttatcCAATAGCTCAATTGAGCAAATCATATTCTGCAATTCCTTATGATTCAACTTGGCGAGCCACttttgttttgtatttttttttatatggcaGATTCCACCAGAGTGTAAATCTGTTGTTCCAGAATTTCGCAATTTGTCCGGTACCATGCCCTTCTAGAATATCTGACGAGACCAAAATATGGAGGCATAACCACTTGCAATGAACTGAACTGAAACCATATGTAAAGTATGCTGCAGAGATCGATGAAGgatgatagatagatatattccATTTCTTGCTTTGAAGCAACAGAACAAAAAAACCCACACCCACACATCACTCCTCCCATTTCGATCAGAAATAGGTACTGCAAAATCTTCCTGCTTGCTTCAGAATCCAGAACTCTCCATTAATTTCTCGAAACAACTGCCTCTAGTACAGTACAGTGATAGAAAAACATAACAAAAtgataaagaaaaagagagcAGGATTCAGTCAATTGACAGCCACAGATAAAAGCAAGAAACATTTTTCTTTCACTCCTGCCGATTttgtttctgaatttctgatgacAGTTAATTTTTGTGGTTAAGGAGGAGTCCAGAACATCAGATGCCACTAGAAAGAAGATCATTCAAGGCGATGAGTGGTAGAAAATCATCCACACAACTAAGGCCAGGGTAAAGCCAGCCGGCCTCTACTCTGAAGAGTCAAAAACCAAAAAAGATTCAGAGAAAGTTTcagtgagagagagatgacAATTCAGAATTCACTGTGATGATGGAGGTGGTGGTGTTGGCGATGGCGACAAGCCTCCTCTCCACACCGCAAATAATCTCCACCATTATCGCCATCGCTAGCTAGATGCCGGTGGAGTTCGTGCTTGCAATTCGGTTTGTCACCACGCTCTTGCTGGGACGGACAGTGCAGGTCTCTTTCATGGCCATGGAAAATTTTTCTCCCCTTCCCTTTAATTCCTTTTCCTTTGGGAAATTGCAACCTGAATATATGATAGCTAGCGAgttcaatcgatcgatcgatagacGATGACGAGATGTGTGTTTTCACCAGAGGTTGTTTTGCTCCTGAAATATTCTtgcctgttcttttttttttctatggtaGAGATTGTGACAAAAAATCAACAGTTCATCATCCATGGCATGTGAAATTTTTcagtgaatatatatatactggttTAATTATTACCATTTGTTTGGCTTATTGGCATCCAGAAAATGGATGTACACTCGTTCTCCAGATATCTGGCACTAGTACTTCTTTCCAGTAAAGAAAAAataacgttttttttttctgcataaTTGAGACAAAGTTATGCAAGTGCAATATCATGAAACTTCTCATATGTTTTCATATGTATGCATACCTATCATTGGGACAAATTCAGACAAATTAAGCAGAGCCACAACCAAAACAATTAGAGGAAACGACCAAGAACCACCATGATTGCTGAGTCCACTACTACTACATGCATCATGTTAGTAGTGGGGTTGGCTAAACATGGAGACACAGCAAAACATTGACGACAGTTTTTTGCCCAAATCCAAAGTTGGGTTAGGTATCACTTGGCTTGTTTTTGCCCTAGCTGGCTCTATATCTACATATATGGCCACCAAAAGCTTTGCTTTTGATGCAACcaatcatcaccatcatcatcaactCGAGCCTGAAAAATTGTAATAGTATTATTATCATTGTTGCATCTATCAAGGGCTTGTGTTAATTGAGGTGCATAGTTCAGAATAGTTAAAGAACTGAAACCCTGAGCCGACCATGAATTAAAACAGACAGATTGATTAGAGAAGCTAATCAGTGAGTGCCAACCTGCATCTATCATCAATTTTTGTTTGTCCAGACCTTTCATTATGATGGAGCATGGTACTACTACCTGTGTTGTGTCTGAATTTACATCTGCTACTCTGAACTTTTCTACTCTTCAGTTCAGTGTATACGTACCGTATATACGTAcacgtgtggggcccactcaGGTACGTAGCACGTAACAGTGTACTTTACTCATCATCACTTGGCGCCATATCATCTTGTCCGTTGACTGGTCAACCAGTCAACGTAGAGGCTTAGCTGCTGACCAATTGACCATGCAAGCACGTGTAACTTGGACTAGAATTGTAAAGCAGAAGCTGCCTGCAGGTAGCTAGCCAGCTTCAGTGAGCTACTGTTTCAAATTACAGCTATAATCTTACAAATTAAGCTGTCAGATATCAATCCAATTGTGCATGAATCCATCCCAACTCCCAAGTTTGCAACTGTAACTAATTAAATTAACCTGTCCCCATTTCTGCGAGTTAATTACAGCTAGCAAGCTAGCTATCAATCAGTCGGTTCCAAAATTTGCACACAACCGTTATGAAAGGGACAGTTAGTTCTATAATACAGTAGATGTGTAAATTACTGGAGTTTAGTTGGTGGTTAACAGATGACAGCTGAGAAGGCCGGTGTTCGTTGAAAATCTTGAGGGCCAGATTAGCTGCAGTCAGATTTCACTTAGCCGAGGCAGAAAggcagctgagctgagctggTCTAGTCTTGCTGCGAGACCATTTATGAAATGCTGACTTGGCCTTCTAATTGCCATCAATTATCTTATTTTTAAACTGCCGTTAATTAATCAACTGATAGCTACTTGCACGCGTGATGCGCATATTTATATGCGTGTGCTTGAAGGCCATCTCCATCCGACCATGGGTCTGATGGCTGCATTGAATCCAGGGCACACAATTTCTCATACATGTATAGCTTAATTAGTAGCAGTAATTAGCTTTATTGTACAACAGTAGTTATTTTCAGATTAATTTTTCTGTACttcaaaaaaatacattttctaaaaaaaatactttactTATATTACTTAGACTATTTGTTATgagttacttcctccgtactcgtaaagtaagtcgtttaggacaatgtttaagtcaaaccttgggaatataaataatgaataactctcaagttgttgagtttgaaaatataaaaattatatgaatagatttgtcttgaaaaatactttaataaaagtatacataagtaacaagaagtcaaatttgtgttttggagaccgcgtcgttgttctaaacgacttcctttacgagtacggagggagtattagttatGTTTATTTATTAAAGTATCTAATTTATCCATATAATATAATTGAGTAGATAATCGACAATAACAATCCGCTGAATAATCTATTCGAAAATAAACATAATTGTTCAGGGAAGGAATCCGAATAAGAAAAGTCATGCCACTATAGTGCTAACCGAACATAATATTCTACCTGAATGTCTGAATGATCTGATGGATGCTGCATATGCCTTAGCTTGCTCCATTATCTACAACATCGATGCAAAGTtgaattgattaattaattataatgaAAAACTGCCCGTGCGAAGTGATGGAACACGTGCGATTTAGATCGACACCAACAATAACAAGCATGATCTGATCTATCTAACCCATTGCAGGCGTCAGATCGATTAGATTCCCCCACAtgcataattagcatatgcttAATAATCCGATCATCTTGTAGGTCAGCTGAATTCCTCATGGTGCCCAGCTTAGCTGCATCTGCAGATAAGGATATGAGTGACCGACCTGCTAATTACCATCGGTCCTTCATGCTTTGTCTTTGTGGGTGGTGGGGCGCTTAATTTTTCATGCAGCATAATGCTGGAAATTTGACAACACATGGAGAGCTTTTGGCAGCTTGAGAGTGTCACTCAGCTAGCTGAAAATTGTTCTTGTCGCTCACAGAAACACAGGAGGTTAAGGCTCCGTTCGAATCTTAAAGATTAGGGTTAAGTAAAGGCACGCAAAATAAGAAagtcattagcgtatgattaattgagttttaatataacaTAATTGAATAATagattatttgatattttagagcaactaaGTATTATACAGAAcataccgtttaatagtttgaaaatgTGCTAACAGATATCAAGATAGAATTTATATCTTAATTAGAAAAGAACATGGTCTAAGAATAAAACGATTAACTCAAGAccatgttcttttcagtttaTTCACTGAATTATTGAAAACATATTATCTGCTTTACcctttaaaaaatatgttttcttaaaGAAATGATTTCTTATGTTGCATTGTTAAGACCATAATTTGTTAAGTTTACttcttaaaataatttaaactaAATTAGGCCTAAGGCAATGGATTTGATCGTTTGTGCTGGCTGGAGCTGCGGTAGCCGTCAGAGCACAAACGAGGTCAATAATTTTACAGATCCATATGAGCAGAATAATCAAGTCTGCATAtgtgtgcagtgcagtgcagttgTTTAAGGTGTCGAGGAAACCATGGAGCAATTCCGGTCAGATTTGCTGCCCTGCACTGCCCTCATCTTCAGAAATCTTCAGAAAATTCAGATTCAGATAAgatgaacagcagcagcagcggaaagtcagagaaatattttaaaaaaattttaaaaaaaaactggcagTGAAGTGAAGGTGAAGGCGTGGACCTGGTCGTCTCGCTGGCAAATCCCGTGCGGCTAACCGTAAAGCAGCTCACGCCGTCAACTCAACCAGAGTGGAACACTGACTCGGAAACCcaccgcgtgggccccaccacccaCACCCCCCGACGCACAAACCCCCCGCTACCACCGCACACCCGAGCCCCTCTCACTGACATCCTGTCCCCACATCATtctggccccacatgtcattgacttaGGAGTATTTACCACCCTGGCGCGCGAAAAGTCAAGGGGCGACGCGAGCGCGCGCCACGTGTCCCCGATATTTGCCGGCATGGGGGGTAGGGTGACGTGTCCGCACGCGATTGCCGCGTCGGCATCCGACGTGGGGCCCCCATGGTGGGAGGAGGACGAACCGGTCCAAGCCTAACGGCGCGGGTTAACGGCGTCACCCACGCGTCGGAGTCGAGTGGAGTCAGCCACACGGGCACGCGTGAAACTCGTTTTGCCTTTCGGCTCGGAGTGGGGCCCACCACCCGGCAGAATAATAATGTTACCCCGGGtaggggcccacctggcagtggTCAGGCCGTGGGGCATATCTGCCAGTCGGCACAGCGCGTTTTTGGTTTGGATGGGATGCAAATGCAACCGTGTGGTGTGGGCACACACGCTTGTGCACACAGGAAACTACTTGGTTATTACTCACTCCTACTAGGAGACAAAACCCACAAGGGATGAGAGTGAGAGTGGTACTTTTATGTCGAAGTAGCTCCGTATTACTTTCTTGATTAGTTTGAAATTGTATTATGTAGTAAGTAAATTATTCGATTTCAATGAATAAACACGATATGGTGTACTACAATTAAATAATGTATAGAATTGAGAAAATTACTACCTTACAAAGATGATGTTGTTTTTCTCTCTCAAAATTTTTAGAGAATCGCACCACGTATAAGTTTAAAGCACACCACCATTGGCACTAGGGGTAAGAGTTTGTAGGCTAGTGAATGTCCGCGTATTAGTTTTGGAAAGTTTATCATGTCATAgggctaaaatataaatagttcaTAGCGCTTAGATTAACACTTTATGGTATGGATACCAAAGTCTTTCCATGCATTATTGCTTTCTCGATTGGTTTCTAATTATACTATCTAATAAGTAAATTATTCGAGTTTAGAGAATAAAAGATACATGGTACAAGGATTAAATGTTGTATAGATTAGGGTAAATCACCTTACAAAgattatattgttttttttactctcACAATTTTTTCAGAGAATTGTACCACATATGAGCTTGAGGTGTGAATCGCACCACCCTTACTCTAGGATTTGGAGCTTTGTAGGCTAAAGAATGTCCATGTGTTAGTTTTGAAATGTTGATCATTTCATAGGACTGAAATAGGGATAGTTCTTAAGAGCTTACACTAACACCTTATGATGATGGATACCAAAGACTTTCCACTATGCTAGTGGGTAACATGTTTTTGGTCCCCTTATTCGATGTACAATGAATTGAACAATGTTGTTTCTTATCCAACCATGTAAGTGATGACCTTTTTCTTATAAAGGGGCAATGACTTTAAAGCTAGCTATTTATTCTAAACTTTATATTCTTAGAGAGTTTTAGTCCGCTACAACACTAGCTCTCTATATAAACTGTAACATTTATCTGATTTTTCTTCCTGTAGATCAATGTGATTGGGATTATAGTTATTATCGTGTGATTAAATGCAAGTTGTACATCTTTATATATAACAACATAAGTTAACTAGAGAAACAAAAGGTATAATTGCAATAATGTTTGAACCTTCTACCCTGCTTCAACACCACAGACCGAGGACTGTGATGGTGAACCTTCGTTATCTATTAACGAGTTAGGAGTTGCAACGCCACGACTCCTTATCACCTGAATGCTTATAAAGGTGGCTGAGGGTTAGTCCAATGTTAGTCTTAGCTTGAGTGGACTTATAGTCCATTATCCATTAAAGTTATATTCCATAATGAGCATAGCAAAGTTTACACTCTCGATTCAGCTTCATTATGGTGGGTTCTTGACTCGCTTTACACCATCCGTTCCAAACTTAACCAATTCCTAAAAATTTACAGCCAAAAATTGATCATCATAGGACATAGAGAGTATATAGAAACAAGTTGTTAAATCTCATATATGCACTTTACATGGGGCATGTATTAAGGTAAAGTCTAATATGAGCTCTTTGTTGATACACATTATTCAGAGACTCCTACGATAGTCAAGACAAAAAAGACATCTTAACCATTAATACAcaaaaatagttttttattAGCTTTCTTTCATTTTCTCCCTCTGCGAGCAGAGGAATTTCTTTTAATAAACACTAAGAGTCGGCTCTAAGCCGATATCATAAGTAGCAACAATGttttctcttcctcccctctatCTTCCACGTCACCAAATTTACTTATATGATAACAGAGAGAGTCCGCTAATAAACACCGTTGTAGATACCTCATAAGTTTTCCCCCTCACGCTCGCGAAATGTTTTCTACTGGAGAAACACATGTGTGCCTACACCTGTGGCAACATTCATGGTACCCGctccaaccccccccccccccccccgccaaaaaaaaacacaaaccaaaatctctctcatcttttttttttcctttacaagaaaaacaaaaaaacgatGTAGAAAGGAAGGtcgaaaaggaaaggaaaagaaaggaggATGCAGCGacgaagagaggaagaaagaggcTCTCTGATTTGTTTGCGTTTGTGCAGCGCGTCTTCCCTTCCTTTTGACCACGCGACACATCCAGcagccaaaaaaataaaaaacccaaaaaataaaacgattattttatttttgtgtaaagagaagggaaaaaaaaaacgcgcGAAGGAGAAGGAGACGAGCTGCTTCTTCGTCTCCAACTTCCCTTATCTCTATCAACCCCCATTCCTCCATTACTCTCCCTCTCTACATATACCCTTCCCCACCCACCTCCCACCCTCCCCTCTCCAACCACACCACTCTCCaaatccatccatcgatcgagaattcctcttctccctcttcttgttcttcttctcctctctgaATTTAACAAGAAATCAAGAACTAGGTGTTTGTTTTGACTAACAAGAACTCGGTCGAACACTCTGCGTGCGTGTTTGTTTGTGTGTGTCATGTGCTCTGGGCCGCGCAAGCCGTccacaccgccgctgccgcagcagCAGAAGGAGGCGACGGTGATGGCGGCGTCCTTGCTTCTTGAGCTGGCGGCAGCGGACGacgtggcggcggtgaggagggtcgtggaggaggagaaggtgtcTCTTGGCGTGGCTGGGTTGTGGTATGGGCCTTCGGCGAGCGGCGTGGCGAGGCTCGGGATggagcggaggacggcggcgatggtggcggcgctgtACGGGAGCACGGGGGTGCTTGGGTATGTCGTGGCGGCAGCGCCGGCGGAGGCCGCGCGCGCGTCGGAGACGGATGGGGCCACGCCGCTGCACATGGCGGCTGCCGGTGGCGCGGCGAACGCGGTCGCGGCCACGCGCCTGTTGCTCGCCGCGGGGGCGTCGGTCGACGCGCTCTCGGCTTCGGGGCTCCGCGCCGGTGACCTCCTCCCGCGCGCCACCGCGGCGGAGAAGGCCATCCGGCTGCTGCTCAAGTCGCCGgccgtgtcgccgtcgtcgtcgccgaagaagtcggcctcgccgccgtcgccgccgccgccgcaggaggcGAAGAAGGAGTACCCGCCTGACCTGACGCTGCCCGACCTCAAGAGCGGACTGTTCAGCACCGACGAGTTCCGCATGTACAGCTTCAAGGTGAAGCCGTGCTCCCGCGCCTACTCCCATGACTGGACCGAGTGCCCCTTCGTCCACCCCGGCGAGaacgcgcgccgccgcgaccCTCGCCGCTACTCCTACAGCTGCGTGCCTTGCCCGGAGTTCCGCAAGGGCGGCTCGTGCCGCAAGGGCGACGCGTGCGAGTACGCCCATGGCGTGTTCGAGTGCTGGCTCCACCCGGCGCAGTACAGGACGCGCCTCTGCAAGGACGAGGTCGGCTGCGCGCGCCGCATCTGCTTCTTCGCCCACAAGCCCGACGAGCTCCGCGCCGTCAACCCCTCCGCCGTGTCCGTCGGCATGCAGCCCACCGTATCGtcgccg
This window encodes:
- the LOC4337692 gene encoding zinc finger CCCH domain-containing protein 33, producing MCSGPRKPSTPPLPQQQKEATVMAASLLLELAAADDVAAVRRVVEEEKVSLGVAGLWYGPSASGVARLGMERRTAAMVAALYGSTGVLGYVVAAAPAEAARASETDGATPLHMAAAGGAANAVAATRLLLAAGASVDALSASGLRAGDLLPRATAAEKAIRLLLKSPAVSPSSSPKKSASPPSPPPPQEAKKEYPPDLTLPDLKSGLFSTDEFRMYSFKVKPCSRAYSHDWTECPFVHPGENARRRDPRRYSYSCVPCPEFRKGGSCRKGDACEYAHGVFECWLHPAQYRTRLCKDEVGCARRICFFAHKPDELRAVNPSAVSVGMQPTVSSPRSSPPNGLDMAAAAAAMMSPAWPSSPASRLKTALGARELDFDLEMLALDQYQQKLFDKVSGAPSPRASWGAAANGLATASPARAVPDYTDLLGSVDPAMLSQLHALSLKQAGDMPAYSSMADTTQMHMPTSPMVGGANTAFGLDHSMAKAIMSSRASAFAKRSQSFIDRGGRAPAARSLMSPATTGAPSILSDWGSPDGKLDWGVQGDELHKLRKSASFAFRGQSAMPVATHAAAAEPDVSWVNSLVKDGHAAGDIFAQWPEQEQMVA
- the LOC4337691 gene encoding uncharacterized protein — protein: MEAAAALTTTTGAQYSCCFGLAHGGAAQRRRRTAAGFGAARWSGRRLRALPPQVSEFLSPEQLVPGSPADTGDVSSLIPISALMLFFYFVSNWVVPELIMKDLQEPKKAEESEEAASSPAATMSVAGDGQPEAKIRLKVKKTKKNKKAAMKV